The Hyperolius riggenbachi isolate aHypRig1 chromosome 3, aHypRig1.pri, whole genome shotgun sequence genome window below encodes:
- the GDPGP1 gene encoding GDP-D-glucose phosphorylase 1, translated as MEQNYIPGTGTEAYKYSKADFILPGITWQNRRAYAEDKGLLSAFDTTLRCKWAEKMEQGLFRYPLRSLQTRILPGRVKYVAQLNIKRGIERRKPQDIRSIEEKFNPSQFNFTKIKSEEILFEMIRCSPEKAANMESPDSNHVVSDRTTESTLPKVWQRRILVVVNVSPLEFGHVLIIPEPSLCLNQILIPDLMLFGLESILLSGHPGFRVGFNSLGGFASVNHLHLHGFYLDEELLIESTSSTPLYSEMCLYLLTDFPAPGFLFYTDGKDLVSVSQRTCRVTDYLMARNIAHNVFITRGHDPGNVDCIESREGIRIVIWPRKSCFGSKEESAFNVALCELAGHLPFKNQEDFSIMTEESVIGIIKEYLFSDEEFNKLSMDLVEHLVF; from the coding sequence ATGGAGCAGAATTACATACCTGGAACAGGTACTGAAGCATATAAATATTCAAAAGCAGACTTTATATTGCCAGGCATCACGTGGCAGAACAGAAGAGCATATGCAGAGGATAAGGGTCTGCTTTCTGCCTTTGATACAACACTGAGGTGTAAGTGGGCAGAGAAAATGGAGCAAGGGCTTTTCCGCTACCCCTTGCGGAGCTTGCAAACAAGAATCTTACCTGGCAGAGTGAAGTATGTggcacagctgaacatcaagaggGGCATAGAGCGAAGGAAACCTCAGGACATTAGGAGTATTGAAGAGAAGTTTAACCCCAGCCAATTTAATTTCACCAAGATCAAATCTGAAGAAATATTGTTTGAAATGATACGATGTTCCCCAGAGAAAGCTGCTAACATGGAAAGCCCGGACAGTAATCATGTGGTTTCAGATAGGACTACAGAGTCTACACTGCCAAAAGTTTGGCAAAGACGAATTCTAGTTGTGGTCAATGTTAGCCCCCTTGAGTTTGGGCATGTCTTGATAATTCCTGAACCATCCCTTTGCCTAAATCAGATTCTGATCCCAGATCTAATGCTGTTTGGCTTGGAGTCTATACTTCTTAGTGGCCACCCTGGGTTCAGAGTTGGCTTTAATAGCCTCGGTGGCTTTGCATCTGTTAACCACCTGCACTTACATGGTTTTTACTTGGATGAAGAGCTTCTGATAGAATCCACCTCCAGCACACCGTTGTACTCTGAAATGTGCCTCTACCTTCTTACTGACTTTCCTGCTCCAGGCTTCCTCTTTTACACAGATGGGAAAGACTTGGTTTCTGTGTCTCAGAGGACATGCAGAGTCACAGATTACCTCATGGCTAGAAATATTGCTCATAATGTCTTTATAACTAGGGGTCATGATCCTGGGAATGTGGACTGCATAGAGTCTAGAGAAGGGATCCGCATAGTTATCTGGCCAAGAAAATCATGCTTTGGCTCCAAAGAGGAATCCGCATTTAATGTGGCTCTTTGTGAACTCGCAGGGCACCTGCCATTTAAAAATCAGGAAGACTTTAGCATTATGACTGAGGAATCTGTTATCGGCATCATTAAAGAGTACCTCTTCTCAGATGAGGAGTTCAACAAGTTATCAATGGACCTGGTTGAACATTTAGTATTTTGA